A genomic segment from Nicotiana sylvestris chromosome 1, ASM39365v2, whole genome shotgun sequence encodes:
- the LOC104217490 gene encoding uncharacterized protein, protein MLKIKHFRNPLKSARRESTKYWTAEAKDSENATKQIRVKVNQINNLTVGECIIMNFDDYNAAYGEAQGLLAGYYGSLAIDCNLFPISFEKCYRNASLSKKWDTPRQKLWNEYFDLAKSKNKIISDVPAGISKDQWAIFVAYRQKSSTMFLETEKTPSRGKMFIETHKKANRSFVNDTARSIGEQIELNMTQCDTNECEVSPNDVIGKMLGEEHSGRVRCMGMGASPSNTFRNTKGRLSDPSVSSSSNGTSSAMYTHLQQKLMRVESQLEAP, encoded by the exons ATGTTGAAGATTAAACATTTTCGGAATCCACTAAAGTCAGCTC GACGTGAATCTACAAAGTATTGGACAGCAGAGGCAAAAG ACTCGGAAAATGCTACCAAGCAAATTAGGGTCAAGGTCAATCAAATTAATAACCTAACTGTTGGGGAGTGCATCATTATGAATTTCGATGACTACAATGCAGCATATGGTGAAGCGCAAGGATTACTTGCTGGATATTATGGATCACTGGCAATTGATTGTAATTTGTTTCCGATTAGTTTTGAGAAGTG CTATCGCAATGCTAGTCTTTCGAAGAAGTGGGATACACCTAGGCAGAAGTTGTGGAATGAATATTTTGACCTAGccaaaagcaaaaataaaattataagtGATGTGCCAGCAGGTATAAGTAAAGATCAATGGGCTATTTTTGTTGCTTATCGTCAAAAATCATCAACAATG tttttggAAACTGAAAAAACTCCTAGTCGTGGAAAAATGTTTATTGAAACTCATAAGAAAGCTAATCGATCATTTGTAAATGATACGGCAAGGTCTATAGGG GAACAAATTGAATTGAATATGACTCAATGTGATACTAATGAGTGTGAAGTTTCCCCAAATGATGTTATTGGCAAGATGTTAGGGGAAGAGCACTCTGGGAGAGTACGATGTATGGGTATGGGAGCATCTCCTTCGAACACATTCAGGAATACGAAAGGACGACTTAGTGATCCGAGTGTTTCTTCATCTAGCAATGGTACATCATCTGCAATGTATACCCATTTGCAACAAAAGCTTATGCGTGTGGAATCCCAACTAGAGGCACCTTAA